The proteins below are encoded in one region of Reichenbachiella sp. 5M10:
- a CDS encoding nucleotidyltransferase: MLITSDAYTQLEDTLAKMAEAAELDQTRWNRLKTAYEAISKWLSEDPDFFGEVEIEIYPQGSVSIGTTTKPYGRTEFDLDVIIHIKLLSSNHQPETIFNEVVRRLNENETYQKMSESKSRCVRLNYKGDFHLDVVPGCMVVIHDNELIDIPDQKRKIWLRSCPKGYQSWFLEIANKVQLTFLEKAFSANKIEIEEYAKKKPLQRAIQLIKMDRNIYFNKHPEHAPASIILTTLAAQFYDGQPSISETFEGIIDKIRNHIKILYPNRPFEIPNPANPSENLADVWEDKPELYSHFISFIEKLYSDWQKLKKSHGIEEEAELMKGMFGEDSYIKAMEAKADMVNKRRGQGLAILPSGIMIDSHAEKSLPVKPNTFYGD, encoded by the coding sequence ATGTTAATTACTTCAGATGCATATACCCAGTTAGAGGATACTCTTGCAAAAATGGCAGAAGCTGCCGAACTGGATCAAACTCGATGGAATAGATTAAAAACGGCCTATGAGGCTATAAGTAAATGGCTCAGTGAAGACCCTGACTTTTTTGGTGAAGTAGAGATTGAAATATACCCACAAGGGTCAGTATCTATTGGAACCACGACAAAGCCATATGGCAGAACTGAATTTGATTTGGATGTCATTATTCATATCAAATTACTGTCATCAAACCATCAGCCTGAGACCATATTTAATGAGGTGGTCCGTAGGCTTAATGAAAATGAGACTTATCAGAAAATGAGTGAGTCAAAATCACGCTGTGTACGACTAAATTACAAAGGTGATTTTCATCTTGATGTCGTTCCTGGATGCATGGTCGTTATCCATGACAATGAGCTAATTGACATACCTGATCAGAAGCGTAAAATCTGGCTAAGATCATGTCCAAAAGGATATCAATCTTGGTTCTTAGAAATTGCCAACAAAGTACAGCTTACCTTTCTTGAGAAAGCATTTTCTGCGAATAAAATCGAAATAGAAGAATATGCCAAGAAGAAACCACTGCAAAGGGCAATTCAACTCATCAAGATGGACAGAAACATCTATTTTAATAAGCATCCGGAGCATGCTCCTGCCAGTATCATTCTCACTACATTGGCAGCTCAATTTTATGATGGACAACCTTCTATCTCTGAGACATTCGAGGGCATAATTGACAAGATTCGAAATCACATTAAAATACTATACCCAAACAGACCATTTGAAATACCCAATCCAGCCAATCCTAGTGAGAATCTCGCTGATGTATGGGAGGATAAACCAGAATTATATAGTCATTTCATTTCCTTCATTGAGAAGTTGTATTCTGACTGGCAGAAACTGAAAAAATCTCATGGGATAGAGGAAGAAGCAGAGCTAATGAAAGGGATGTTTGGAGAAGATTCATATATCAAAGCTATGGAGGCCAAAGCCGATATGGTTAATAAAAGAAGAGGTCAAGGACTAGCGATTCTTCCATCTGGAATTATGATCGATAGTCATGCAGAAAAAAGCTTACCTGTAAAGCCTAATACTTTCTATGGAGATTAG
- a CDS encoding site-specific integrase, which yields MKVTLRQKNISKGMISLYLDFYPPLVDPISKKSTRREFLKLYMYQKPKGAIERNHNKQTQIQADSIRSSRQLDIQANRFDFIFKEIKQVDFLAFFKKLTGQKWQSDGNHGNWLSAYNYLDKFTDGLCVTGDIDIEFCEDFKEYLKTTDSIKSKAKKLSQNSQASYFSKFSVAVEEAFKKGYLKENYMLKVDVIKQKETEREFLTLEELKALYSTECEFPVLKVAALFSALTGLRWSDLINLTWGEIQYSEINGHFIRFIHEKTDRPQTLNIAQQAVDILGYPRNKTDKIFQGLKYSAWTNLKLSEWVMRAGIVKKITFHCFRHTYATLQLSLGTDIYTVSKLLNHKNVKTTQIYAKVIDQRKKEAAERIPDLGSGDKGMRIA from the coding sequence ATGAAAGTCACACTTCGCCAAAAGAACATTTCAAAAGGGATGATTAGTCTATACCTGGACTTCTATCCTCCGCTTGTGGATCCAATATCCAAAAAGTCAACACGCCGAGAATTCCTAAAACTCTACATGTATCAAAAGCCAAAGGGAGCAATTGAAAGGAACCACAACAAGCAGACTCAGATACAAGCTGATAGTATCCGTTCATCTCGGCAGTTGGATATACAAGCGAATCGATTCGACTTTATATTCAAGGAAATCAAGCAAGTTGATTTCTTGGCATTCTTCAAAAAACTAACAGGTCAAAAATGGCAAAGCGATGGCAATCATGGCAATTGGTTGAGTGCCTACAATTACCTCGATAAGTTTACAGATGGCCTGTGTGTAACTGGCGATATTGACATAGAGTTCTGCGAGGATTTTAAGGAATACCTGAAGACAACTGACAGCATCAAGAGCAAAGCCAAGAAACTCTCTCAAAATAGCCAGGCATCCTATTTCAGCAAGTTTTCAGTAGCAGTGGAGGAGGCTTTCAAAAAAGGCTACCTCAAGGAAAACTACATGCTCAAAGTTGATGTCATCAAACAAAAAGAAACAGAACGAGAGTTCTTGACCCTTGAAGAGTTGAAGGCCTTGTACAGTACCGAGTGTGAATTTCCAGTCCTCAAAGTGGCTGCTTTATTCTCAGCCCTTACAGGACTTAGATGGAGCGATTTGATCAACCTTACCTGGGGAGAAATCCAGTATTCAGAAATCAACGGACATTTCATTCGATTCATCCACGAAAAAACCGACAGACCACAGACCTTAAATATCGCTCAACAAGCAGTTGATATCCTGGGCTATCCTAGAAACAAAACAGACAAGATATTTCAAGGATTGAAATATTCAGCCTGGACAAATCTCAAACTCTCTGAGTGGGTGATGAGAGCAGGGATTGTCAAAAAGATCACATTTCACTGCTTTCGGCATACCTATGCCACGCTGCAGTTGTCCTTAGGTACCGATATATACACAGTATCTAAGTTACTCAATCACAAAAACGTTAAAACCACTCAGATATATGCAAAGGTGATCGACCAACGAAAGAAAGAAGCCGCTGAGAGAATCCCTGATTTAGGTTCAGGAGACAAGGGAATGAGAATTGCTTAG
- a CDS encoding STING domain-containing protein, which yields MKRLLNNIFTILTAGLFILWLIMPDNPYWEATIGILFITKEVVIRWQMRKIESLEFSPAISLAHGYVNNFLEPAINEILLKSGASVTSFKIYIPDELDELSDQHIDRMKLEIKSKGYQLNEIKLKRKTGRPHDLLTVEKQAGSLSYFDFPRTLLSLQSYIDYKVESSKNESLDSKKQVLGTKLIKAFKDEVQRLVEKKKLEKMVTYVNESLDI from the coding sequence ATGAAAAGACTATTGAACAACATATTTACAATCCTGACAGCCGGACTATTTATACTATGGCTAATCATGCCGGATAATCCATATTGGGAAGCTACAATTGGAATTCTTTTCATTACCAAGGAGGTTGTAATTAGGTGGCAGATGAGAAAAATTGAATCACTTGAATTTTCTCCTGCGATATCATTGGCACATGGTTATGTCAACAACTTTTTGGAACCAGCCATAAATGAAATTTTGCTTAAGAGTGGGGCATCTGTGACGAGTTTCAAAATATACATTCCTGATGAGCTAGATGAGTTATCAGATCAACATATCGATAGGATGAAGCTGGAAATAAAGTCAAAAGGGTATCAACTAAATGAGATCAAACTTAAGCGAAAGACAGGAAGACCACACGATTTATTGACTGTAGAAAAGCAAGCAGGTTCATTATCATATTTTGATTTCCCAAGAACACTTCTATCCTTACAATCTTACATTGATTACAAGGTAGAATCAAGTAAAAACGAGTCTCTAGATAGCAAAAAGCAGGTGCTTGGAACAAAACTCATTAAAGCATTTAAAGATGAGGTACAAAGACTAGTTGAAAAGAAAAAACTTGAAAAAATGGTCACCTATGTAAATGAATCTTTAGACATATAG
- a CDS encoding helix-turn-helix domain-containing protein, protein MPANVVTTEDLYFFKEDLIQTIKSLLESHGVPNRKWLRSHEVLEMLNISAGTLHNLREKGILPHSKVSGVIFYEYEDIIQMLRKHKV, encoded by the coding sequence ATGCCAGCAAATGTTGTAACGACTGAAGACTTATACTTTTTCAAAGAAGACCTAATACAGACCATCAAGTCACTGCTAGAATCTCACGGTGTACCTAATCGAAAATGGCTCAGAAGCCATGAAGTCCTCGAAATGCTCAATATCAGCGCGGGGACCCTTCATAACCTTCGCGAAAAAGGCATCTTACCCCACTCCAAGGTGTCAGGCGTAATCTTCTACGAGTATGAGGACATCATCCAGATGCTCAGGAAGCATAAAGTTTAG
- a CDS encoding helix-turn-helix domain-containing protein, producing the protein MSSNIRIQRVCQHCGNEFTAKTTVTKYCGDNCAKRAYKKRKKEEKIGASNQETIELVAQPIRAIQEKDFLSLDEAAKLLSVSRTTLYRMRKDGALQFAVIGKKKVISRKSIDQLFNPSL; encoded by the coding sequence ATGAGTTCTAACATTCGGATACAGAGAGTTTGCCAACACTGCGGAAATGAGTTCACTGCTAAAACGACGGTGACTAAATACTGTGGTGACAATTGCGCTAAGAGAGCTTATAAGAAGAGAAAGAAGGAAGAAAAGATTGGTGCTTCTAACCAGGAAACTATTGAGCTAGTAGCACAGCCTATCAGAGCTATTCAAGAAAAAGACTTTCTCTCACTCGATGAAGCAGCCAAGCTTCTAAGTGTGAGTAGAACTACCCTGTACCGTATGCGCAAAGACGGCGCATTACAATTTGCCGTAATTGGCAAGAAGAAGGTGATCTCTCGAAAATCAATCGATCAACTCTTTAACCCAAGCCTATGA
- a CDS encoding TonB-dependent receptor domain-containing protein: MKMIKKRTKIKLKTLLIPMLLLPLGVFAQKSSVSVSGTIKNKVSNETLPFVNVVLKTTSDSTFVAGTISNENGLFTISDAKPGDYLLEVTYMGYERYVAPLYIGTNSDFIDLGAVLLDQQVQQLDEVVIIAQQDAVTEAMDKKTYEMDENVSQSGGSVLQAMNNLPGVTTQDGQVQLRGNDQVVVLIDGKQTAITGFGNQNGLDNIPASAIENIEIINNPSAKYDANGNAGIINIILKKEEQNGLNGKVGLSTGLGALWIRKENLPGIRPQYQATPKINPSLSLNYRKKKINLFLQADNLYTETLNKNEFVTRTYDDGTVIDQQLKRNRNTNFFTSTTGFDWFMNDHNTLTVSGFFSQESIKDYGDQPFFSGSDGTSLRLWQFLEDEVLTAVMASLAYEHKFQQPGHKLNVGFNYTFDREDEKYFFTNTLPAYATEESFFLIADQKVADFTMDYTKPMRHGLLETGVKFRRRTIPTDMQFNQSPSNSVLDNGADGLATYSETIPAVYGNYTYEVKKLEAEIGLRVEYVNLQYDVDPNHNTYQSDGYDYFQPFPNARLTYKVDDRNKLSVFYNRRVDRPDEVDIRIFPKYDDAEIIKVGNPALQPQFTNSFELGYKNGWDKGYFYGAAYHRISDGTITRVATTVDTTNLIYNITQNAGKSYNTGFEVVISQELSDKINMNLNLNGYYNQIDAFTVVNQYPVENTFTVEQQSVYSGNVKLNTNFKLGKNTEAQMTAVYLAPDIISQGTIDSRFSLDFGIKKAVQNGKGELIFNATDLLNTMVIHKEIQGDSFRYTSSDYYETQVIRLGYNYKF; this comes from the coding sequence ATGAAGATGATAAAGAAGAGGACGAAGATTAAACTTAAAACTTTACTTATTCCAATGCTACTGTTGCCATTGGGGGTATTTGCACAAAAATCTTCCGTTAGTGTCTCGGGCACCATCAAAAACAAGGTCTCAAATGAGACCTTGCCTTTTGTAAATGTGGTCTTAAAAACGACCAGCGACTCCACTTTTGTGGCAGGCACGATATCCAATGAAAATGGATTATTTACCATTTCAGACGCTAAGCCGGGAGATTACCTACTGGAGGTGACATACATGGGGTATGAGCGATATGTTGCTCCGTTGTACATAGGGACTAATTCTGATTTCATTGATTTGGGGGCTGTCTTGCTGGATCAGCAGGTACAGCAATTGGACGAGGTGGTAATAATCGCTCAGCAAGATGCGGTGACCGAGGCAATGGATAAGAAAACCTATGAGATGGACGAGAATGTAAGCCAAAGTGGTGGTAGTGTGCTCCAGGCCATGAATAATCTACCCGGAGTGACGACTCAGGATGGTCAGGTTCAACTTAGGGGAAATGATCAAGTGGTGGTATTAATTGATGGCAAACAAACAGCGATCACGGGTTTTGGCAATCAAAACGGTCTGGACAATATCCCTGCCTCAGCGATTGAAAACATAGAGATCATCAACAATCCTTCAGCAAAATATGACGCTAATGGAAATGCTGGCATCATCAACATCATTTTGAAGAAGGAGGAGCAAAATGGACTTAACGGTAAAGTAGGGTTGTCCACAGGTCTTGGTGCCTTGTGGATACGCAAGGAGAATCTGCCAGGCATACGGCCACAGTACCAGGCCACTCCAAAGATTAACCCTTCGCTTTCCCTGAATTACAGAAAGAAGAAAATCAATCTCTTTCTCCAGGCTGACAATCTTTACACGGAAACCCTGAACAAAAATGAATTTGTAACCAGAACCTACGATGACGGCACGGTCATCGACCAGCAACTGAAACGAAACAGAAACACCAATTTCTTCACTTCAACAACAGGTTTTGACTGGTTTATGAATGATCACAATACACTTACCGTTTCAGGTTTTTTTAGTCAGGAATCCATCAAAGACTATGGCGATCAGCCCTTTTTTAGTGGTAGCGATGGTACAAGTCTGAGGCTGTGGCAGTTTTTGGAAGATGAAGTACTGACTGCCGTCATGGCATCATTAGCCTATGAGCATAAATTTCAGCAGCCCGGTCATAAGTTGAATGTTGGATTCAATTACACATTCGACAGAGAAGACGAAAAGTATTTCTTTACGAATACCCTTCCGGCATACGCCACGGAAGAATCTTTCTTTCTTATTGCCGATCAAAAGGTTGCCGACTTTACAATGGACTACACCAAGCCGATGAGACACGGCTTGCTGGAAACAGGAGTGAAATTCCGTAGGAGAACGATTCCAACTGATATGCAATTCAATCAATCGCCTTCCAATTCGGTTTTGGATAATGGTGCGGATGGTTTGGCCACCTATAGTGAGACCATTCCGGCTGTTTATGGAAACTATACCTATGAAGTCAAAAAACTGGAAGCTGAAATTGGGCTTAGAGTGGAATATGTGAATTTGCAATATGATGTTGATCCCAACCACAATACCTATCAAAGTGATGGATATGATTACTTCCAGCCATTTCCTAATGCACGGTTGACCTATAAAGTCGATGATCGCAACAAGCTATCGGTCTTTTATAATCGCAGGGTTGATCGCCCTGATGAAGTAGACATTCGTATATTTCCAAAATACGATGATGCGGAGATCATTAAAGTAGGTAACCCGGCTTTGCAACCACAATTCACCAACAGTTTTGAACTGGGTTACAAGAATGGCTGGGACAAAGGATATTTCTACGGAGCAGCTTATCACCGTATTTCAGATGGAACTATCACAAGGGTGGCAACAACCGTTGATACTACTAATCTGATCTACAACATTACTCAGAATGCCGGGAAAAGCTACAACACAGGATTTGAAGTAGTCATTAGTCAGGAACTTTCTGATAAGATCAATATGAACCTAAATTTGAATGGTTATTATAACCAGATAGATGCGTTCACAGTTGTCAATCAATACCCAGTAGAAAACACCTTCACGGTAGAGCAACAATCGGTCTACTCAGGCAATGTCAAGCTGAACACCAATTTCAAATTAGGTAAAAACACGGAAGCTCAAATGACGGCCGTTTACCTTGCTCCTGATATTATTTCACAGGGTACTATTGATTCAAGATTTTCCCTTGATTTTGGCATTAAAAAGGCCGTTCAAAATGGTAAGGGGGAGTTAATTTTTAACGCCACAGATTTACTCAATACCATGGTAATTCATAAAGAAATACAAGGAGACTCTTTTCGCTATACCAGTAGCGACTATTACGAGACACAAGTGATCAGACTAGGGTATAATTATAAGTTTTAA
- a CDS encoding sensor histidine kinase KdpD, with product MTKLLDKPLKAFTIYSLIILAISIPAYVMVIDYIWTTELDEHNWLTVVHTKQKLQSKQFSHAEVESINQIWGELQPGVSIVKATRKRVFADSIYEVIRPNEYDEEDEADRFRGLKSYVEINNLPYILTVETNVEEWDETFGGVAIVTFLFFVVLIFGFILLNRRIATRTWKPFYQTLYNLKSFELSKNRSINLPESDIEEFHELNQSLHQLISNSVSTFQQQKSFTENASHELQTPIALLKSKLDLLIQQKNISPETSEILSSIDAPLSRLSRINKNLLVLAKVENHQYSDKEEIVITDYLNSAITLFEDYLDEKQLRLSNDITESIVVNANAFLIETLIHNLLSNAIRHTPKGGQINIASTRTSLLVINTGKESLDQTKLFQRFSSTTQDKVSSGLGLAIIQEIANKYGWEITYNFESNFHVFTVSFA from the coding sequence ATGACGAAACTGCTGGACAAACCTTTAAAGGCATTCACCATATACTCGCTGATAATTCTAGCTATTAGCATTCCAGCTTATGTAATGGTTATAGATTATATCTGGACTACAGAATTAGACGAGCACAATTGGCTTACTGTAGTTCATACAAAACAAAAGCTCCAATCCAAACAGTTCTCGCATGCTGAAGTAGAGAGTATCAATCAAATTTGGGGGGAACTTCAACCAGGTGTTTCGATAGTGAAGGCAACCAGAAAGAGGGTCTTTGCTGATAGTATTTATGAAGTCATTAGACCCAACGAATATGATGAAGAGGACGAAGCAGACCGCTTTCGAGGGCTGAAGTCATATGTTGAGATCAATAACTTACCATACATCCTGACAGTTGAAACGAATGTGGAAGAATGGGATGAAACCTTTGGAGGTGTGGCGATAGTCACTTTTCTTTTTTTTGTAGTTCTGATCTTCGGTTTCATCCTTTTAAACCGCAGGATAGCTACCAGGACCTGGAAACCCTTTTACCAAACTTTATACAACCTCAAGTCTTTTGAACTTTCGAAAAACAGGTCTATAAACCTTCCTGAATCAGATATTGAGGAATTTCATGAACTGAATCAATCTCTGCATCAACTAATAAGCAATAGTGTGAGCACTTTTCAACAGCAAAAATCTTTCACTGAAAATGCCTCGCACGAACTTCAAACACCAATAGCTCTGCTCAAATCCAAATTGGATTTGCTAATTCAGCAAAAAAACATTTCACCAGAAACCTCTGAAATACTGAGTAGCATAGACGCTCCATTGTCTCGCCTTTCCCGAATCAACAAGAATCTACTTGTGTTGGCCAAAGTGGAGAACCATCAATACAGTGACAAGGAGGAAATAGTCATAACAGATTATTTGAATAGTGCTATCACACTTTTTGAAGATTATTTAGATGAAAAACAATTGCGACTGTCCAATGATATAACAGAATCTATTGTAGTAAATGCCAATGCATTCCTGATTGAAACGTTGATTCACAACCTGCTTTCAAATGCTATCCGGCACACGCCAAAGGGAGGGCAGATCAACATTGCAAGCACCAGGACGTCTCTTCTAGTGATAAATACGGGTAAGGAGAGCTTAGATCAAACGAAATTGTTTCAACGGTTTTCCAGCACTACACAGGACAAAGTAAGTAGTGGTTTAGGGTTGGCCATTATTCAAGAGATTGCAAATAAGTATGGATGGGAAATCACCTACAATTTTGAGAGCAACTTCCATGTTTTTACCGTGAGTTTCGCCTAG
- a CDS encoding sigma-70 family RNA polymerase sigma factor, whose protein sequence is MSNRKKYESKGTLDLINLFQDLTYPDRDNAFHAIVYRFRQDVLNHCEIRCRRFGQSPEVAEEVVIGVFQSYAKKPGFDITRAKGKTDDHSFLIYLLGIARTVLTDIYRVQKRKKEGKWSDGSETIVTCLPALPKNASLKNKVVHQVLSELPYSHQVIFMTYKSYENAGCNLPRKLLNELREHLGIEQVTIRSYKKEALDKIEIALKGIRILEAVENGN, encoded by the coding sequence ATGAGTAATAGGAAGAAATATGAAAGCAAAGGCACATTAGACCTAATTAATCTCTTTCAAGATTTGACTTATCCAGATCGTGATAATGCCTTTCATGCAATAGTCTATAGGTTTAGACAAGACGTTCTTAATCATTGTGAGATAAGATGTAGGAGGTTTGGTCAATCTCCTGAAGTAGCGGAAGAAGTGGTAATTGGAGTTTTTCAATCTTATGCAAAAAAACCAGGTTTTGATATTACTCGGGCAAAAGGAAAAACTGATGACCATTCATTTTTGATTTACTTATTGGGTATAGCGAGGACTGTATTGACAGATATTTATAGGGTTCAAAAACGTAAAAAGGAAGGTAAGTGGTCAGATGGATCAGAAACAATTGTTACTTGTTTGCCAGCACTTCCAAAGAATGCTTCTCTAAAAAACAAAGTAGTCCATCAAGTATTAAGTGAACTTCCATATAGTCATCAAGTGATTTTTATGACTTATAAATCTTATGAAAACGCTGGTTGTAATCTTCCAAGAAAGCTATTAAATGAGCTAAGAGAGCATTTAGGTATTGAACAGGTGACAATTAGATCATATAAGAAGGAAGCTCTAGATAAAATCGAGATTGCATTGAAAGGAATTAGAATTTTAGAAGCTGTTGAAAATGGAAACTGA
- a CDS encoding response regulator transcription factor — MKILIIEDEHELAQDMVKYLTNEQYLCECASDFQGAMEKVYGYDYDCILLDLMLPGGDGLTILEELKRLNKQDGVIIISAKNAIEDKVKGLKLGADDYLAKPFHQAELAARVESLIRRKQFDSNNQIVQNELIIDILAKSVTVHGSPINLTKKEFDLLLFFIGNKNRVLSKGALAEHLSGDFADMFDSHDFVYAHVKNLKRKLKEKGYGDYIKTVYGTGYKWER; from the coding sequence ATGAAAATCCTTATCATAGAAGACGAACATGAGCTTGCTCAAGACATGGTAAAATACCTTACCAATGAGCAATACTTGTGTGAGTGTGCTTCTGATTTTCAGGGTGCAATGGAAAAGGTATATGGGTACGATTACGATTGCATTTTGTTGGATCTCATGCTCCCTGGGGGTGATGGACTGACTATATTGGAAGAACTGAAAAGATTAAACAAACAAGATGGGGTAATCATCATATCTGCTAAAAACGCCATTGAAGATAAAGTAAAAGGACTGAAACTTGGAGCTGATGATTATCTGGCCAAGCCTTTCCATCAAGCAGAATTAGCGGCAAGGGTTGAATCGTTGATCAGAAGAAAGCAATTTGATAGCAACAACCAGATTGTACAAAATGAATTGATCATAGACATTCTTGCTAAATCTGTAACAGTTCACGGATCACCTATAAACCTTACTAAAAAGGAATTCGACCTTCTTCTGTTCTTTATTGGCAACAAAAACAGAGTCCTTTCTAAAGGAGCTTTGGCTGAGCATCTTTCAGGCGATTTTGCCGACATGTTTGATAGCCATGATTTTGTGTATGCTCATGTCAAAAACCTAAAGAGAAAGTTGAAAGAGAAAGGCTATGGTGACTATATTAAAACTGTTTACGGAACAGGGTATAAATGGGAACGATGA
- the mnmE gene encoding tRNA uridine-5-carboxymethylaminomethyl(34) synthesis GTPase MnmE, translated as MNDTIVALATPPGVGAIAVIRLSGAESIALTASCFDGKDLLTQKSHTIHFGNILDGEEIVDEVLVSLFLNQRSFTKEESVEISCHGSQYIINRIIQLLIRKGARLANPGEFTQRAYLNGRFDLAQAEAVADLIASENESSHAAALNQMRGGISKEIKALREKLVHFASMIELELDFSEEDVEFASRDELKELIKGIDKVLVKLIDSFQLGNVIKNGVPVVIVGKPNAGKSTLLNALLEEEKAIVSDIAGTTRDTIEDEINIGGVKFRFIDTAGLRETTDQIEAIGVERANQKMKESSLIMYLFDLSTEGLDVILAQEQQLIEMDKPYILVGNKRDKVESEPAALLENEHYISIAAKQETGVAALKDMIFAKSQMDNFKTGNVVVTNARHHQSLVNTQNALHDVVRGIDNQITNDFLAQDIRHSLYYLGEITGEISTDDLLDNIFSKFCIGK; from the coding sequence ATGAACGATACCATAGTAGCCCTCGCTACACCTCCAGGAGTAGGTGCCATCGCAGTGATTCGCCTGTCTGGTGCGGAGAGCATCGCCCTGACGGCCTCTTGTTTCGATGGCAAGGATTTGCTGACGCAAAAATCTCACACCATCCACTTTGGCAACATCCTCGATGGGGAGGAGATCGTCGACGAGGTGTTGGTGTCGCTATTCCTCAATCAGCGGTCTTTTACCAAGGAAGAAAGTGTGGAAATCTCCTGTCACGGGTCGCAGTACATCATCAACCGCATCATTCAACTTCTGATCCGTAAGGGCGCACGTCTGGCCAACCCGGGGGAGTTTACCCAACGGGCGTATCTTAATGGTCGCTTTGATTTGGCGCAAGCCGAAGCAGTAGCCGACCTCATAGCCTCCGAAAACGAATCATCACATGCCGCAGCACTCAACCAGATGCGTGGCGGGATATCCAAAGAAATCAAAGCCCTGCGCGAGAAACTCGTGCACTTCGCCTCGATGATCGAGCTCGAACTGGATTTTTCCGAAGAGGATGTGGAGTTTGCCAGTCGTGACGAACTCAAAGAACTGATCAAAGGCATAGACAAGGTACTGGTCAAGCTGATCGATAGTTTCCAACTTGGCAATGTGATCAAAAACGGGGTGCCCGTCGTGATCGTCGGAAAACCCAACGCGGGCAAATCAACACTGCTCAATGCCCTGCTCGAAGAGGAGAAAGCCATCGTGTCGGATATCGCAGGGACAACCCGCGATACGATAGAGGACGAGATCAACATCGGTGGGGTGAAGTTCCGCTTCATCGATACAGCGGGTCTACGAGAGACGACCGATCAGATCGAAGCGATCGGAGTGGAGCGTGCCAATCAAAAGATGAAAGAGTCTTCGCTAATCATGTATCTGTTTGACCTCTCGACCGAAGGGCTCGATGTGATCCTCGCACAGGAGCAGCAGCTCATCGAGATGGACAAGCCCTACATCCTTGTCGGCAACAAGCGGGACAAGGTAGAATCAGAGCCTGCTGCACTGCTGGAGAACGAACACTACATCTCCATAGCAGCCAAGCAGGAGACAGGAGTGGCTGCACTCAAGGATATGATCTTCGCCAAGAGCCAGATGGACAACTTCAAGACTGGCAATGTCGTCGTGACCAATGCCCGCCATCACCAGTCGCTAGTCAATACCCAAAATGCCCTACACGATGTAGTACGCGGGATCGACAACCAGATCACCAACGACTTCCTCGCCCAAGACATCCGTCACTCACTCTACTACCTCGGTGAGATCACGGGAGAGATATCGACAGACGACCTGCTAGACAATATCTTTAGTAAGTTCTGTATCGGCAAATAA
- a CDS encoding PepSY-like domain-containing protein yields MKNLMLITVLLIAFIMQSCAQKSDSKNVPEKVLSAFKAKFPDAKKVEWEMENDTEWEAEFKRNGKEYSANFGTDGEWSETEYEIKASEIPANIRAILDQNFSDYEIEEPEVTETPQGNSYEMEIEAGEEEFEVAIDTKGKLTKKKEEEDEDNEEDEDDKEEDED; encoded by the coding sequence ATGAAAAATTTAATGCTTATTACGGTGCTTTTGATTGCGTTCATTATGCAGTCATGTGCACAAAAATCGGACAGTAAAAACGTACCCGAAAAAGTCCTTTCCGCCTTCAAAGCCAAATTTCCTGATGCCAAAAAAGTAGAATGGGAAATGGAAAACGACACAGAATGGGAAGCTGAGTTTAAACGGAATGGCAAAGAGTATTCTGCCAATTTCGGCACAGATGGAGAGTGGAGTGAAACCGAATATGAAATCAAAGCATCCGAGATTCCAGCAAACATCCGTGCCATCCTCGACCAAAATTTCTCAGATTATGAGATTGAAGAGCCGGAAGTGACCGAAACGCCTCAAGGTAATTCCTACGAGATGGAAATCGAAGCAGGTGAGGAAGAATTTGAAGTTGCTATTGACACGAAAGGTAAATTAACGAAAAAGAAAGAGGAAGAAGATGAAGACAATGAGGAGGATGAAGATGATAAAGAAGAGGACGAAGATTAA